One Microbacterium marinum genomic window carries:
- a CDS encoding FAD-dependent oxidoreductase: protein MPTHHVLILGAGAAGVAAATALARHEDIHVTLVGRTHETPYIRMHITGVAFGPTLPETIHAPLPPVTVLADTATHLDPISRIVHLASGAQLRYDAVIIATGSRPDTLTPGLPGRHTPAARHQVVTLHSIQDAQQIREHLTRTAGPSRVAIYGGGFTGAETASALHAAGHHVALISRSRIPGRASFGAQIAAHITGIHRGKITTFLGRTITAVRDRSPLLGITLDDTTTLSADLLITALGNAPTAPGPFSSGVPVDDRLRSTAPHVYAAGSTAIHRDDHLGIWRLDHWADAAAQGQHAAAAVLHDRTGAADPGPYRPRSSYTSLIHGTAITGIGYTMTPATEGQGPGPGTLVTHTLNGALVGVSGVDAVATVHETAQHLHESAA, encoded by the coding sequence ATGCCCACCCACCATGTCCTCATCCTCGGGGCAGGAGCAGCCGGCGTCGCCGCCGCAACAGCCCTCGCCCGCCACGAGGACATCCACGTCACCCTGGTCGGCAGAACCCACGAGACCCCGTACATCCGGATGCACATCACCGGCGTCGCGTTCGGTCCCACCTTGCCCGAGACCATCCACGCGCCGCTCCCGCCCGTCACCGTGCTGGCAGACACCGCCACCCACCTCGACCCGATCAGCCGCATCGTGCACCTCGCCTCCGGCGCACAGTTGCGCTACGACGCGGTCATCATCGCCACCGGCAGCCGCCCGGACACCCTCACCCCGGGCCTGCCCGGGCGGCACACTCCCGCTGCACGGCACCAGGTCGTCACCCTGCACAGCATCCAGGACGCCCAACAGATCCGAGAACACCTCACCCGCACCGCCGGGCCGTCCCGGGTCGCGATCTACGGCGGCGGATTCACCGGCGCGGAGACCGCGTCCGCACTCCACGCCGCCGGACATCACGTCGCCCTCATCAGCCGCTCCCGCATCCCCGGGCGGGCCTCCTTCGGCGCGCAGATCGCCGCCCACATCACCGGCATCCATCGCGGCAAAATCACCACATTCCTGGGCCGCACGATCACCGCCGTCCGTGACAGGAGCCCGCTGCTGGGGATCACCCTGGATGACACCACCACGCTCTCCGCCGACCTGCTCATCACCGCCCTCGGCAACGCCCCCACCGCACCGGGACCGTTCTCTTCCGGGGTGCCTGTCGATGACCGGCTGCGGAGCACTGCCCCGCACGTGTACGCGGCCGGCAGCACCGCCATACACCGCGACGACCACCTCGGGATCTGGCGCCTGGATCACTGGGCCGACGCGGCCGCGCAAGGACAGCACGCCGCCGCCGCGGTGCTCCACGACCGCACCGGCGCCGCCGACCCGGGACCCTACCGTCCTCGTAGCTCCTACACGTCACTGATCCACGGCACCGCCATCACCGGCATCGGGTACACCATGACGCCCGCCACCGAAGGACAGGGCCCAGGACCCGGCACCCTCGTCACGCACACGCTCAACGGTGCTCTGGTGGGGGTGAGCGGTGTCGACGCGGTCGCCACCGTCCACGAAACCGCCCAGCACCTGCACGAGAGCGCCGCATGA
- a CDS encoding heavy metal translocating P-type ATPase, with the protein MSTTAPAEQTADSAVELQIGGMTCASCAMRIEKKLNKLDGVAATVNYATEKAKVTIPAGYDPALLIAEVEKTGYSAALPAPKKAKNDTAEGGDADDADPELTSLRNRLIVSIVLSVPVIAMAMVPALQFTYWQWASLALAAPVIVWAAFPFHKAAWANLKHGTATMDTLISMGTTAAFLWSLYALFFGTAGTPGMTHPFELTLAPSEGAANIYLEVAAGVTMFILAGRYFEKRSKRQAGAALRALLELGAKEVSVLRDGVETKIPVEDLQAGDEFIVRPGEKIATDGVVVSGTSAVDASMLTGESVPVEVAEGDPVTGATVNAGGRLVVRATRVGSDTQLAQMAKLVEDAQTGKAEVQRLADKISGVFVPIAILIAVVAMGAWLGAGFPVAAAFTAAVAVLVIACPCALGLATPTALLVGTGRGAQMGILIKGPEVLESTRKVDTVVLDKTGTVTTGKMTLVNVVTEPGTDADELLRLAGALEDASEHPIAQAIAKGATQQTGTLPTVEGFTNLEGKGVQGVVDGHALIVGRESLLAEWSLRLSAEVAAAKAQAESEGKTVVAVGWDGAARGILIVADTVKPTSKEAIAQLKALGLTPVLLTGDNEAVARQIAAEVGIDQVIAEVLPKDKVDVVTRLQGEGKVVAMVGDGVNDAPALAQADLGLAMGTGTDVAIEASDITLVRGDLRSAADAIRLSRKTLGTIKTNLFWAFAYNTAAIPVAALGLLNPMLAGAAMALSSVFVVGNSLRLRGFKSIAR; encoded by the coding sequence ATGAGCACCACAGCCCCCGCAGAACAGACCGCGGACTCCGCCGTCGAACTCCAGATCGGCGGGATGACCTGCGCCTCCTGCGCGATGCGGATCGAGAAAAAGCTGAACAAGCTCGACGGCGTCGCCGCCACGGTCAACTACGCCACCGAGAAGGCGAAGGTCACCATCCCCGCCGGATACGACCCGGCCCTGCTGATCGCCGAGGTCGAGAAGACCGGCTACAGCGCGGCGCTTCCGGCCCCGAAGAAGGCCAAGAACGACACCGCCGAGGGCGGGGACGCGGACGATGCCGACCCGGAGCTGACCAGCCTCCGCAATCGGCTCATCGTCTCCATCGTCCTGAGCGTCCCGGTCATCGCGATGGCGATGGTCCCCGCCCTGCAGTTCACCTACTGGCAGTGGGCGTCGTTGGCGCTGGCGGCGCCGGTCATCGTGTGGGCGGCGTTCCCGTTCCACAAGGCGGCGTGGGCGAACCTCAAGCACGGCACCGCGACGATGGACACGCTCATCTCGATGGGCACGACCGCCGCGTTCCTGTGGTCGCTGTACGCGCTGTTCTTCGGCACCGCCGGCACCCCCGGGATGACGCACCCGTTCGAGCTCACCCTCGCCCCCTCGGAAGGAGCCGCGAACATCTACCTCGAAGTCGCCGCCGGGGTGACGATGTTCATCCTCGCCGGCCGCTACTTCGAGAAGCGGTCCAAGCGTCAGGCCGGCGCCGCGCTGCGCGCGCTGCTCGAGCTCGGCGCGAAGGAAGTATCCGTGCTGCGCGACGGGGTGGAGACGAAGATCCCGGTCGAGGACCTGCAGGCGGGGGACGAGTTCATCGTCCGCCCGGGCGAGAAGATCGCCACCGACGGTGTCGTGGTTTCCGGCACGTCCGCCGTGGACGCCTCCATGCTCACCGGCGAATCCGTCCCGGTCGAGGTCGCCGAAGGCGACCCCGTCACCGGAGCCACGGTGAACGCCGGCGGACGCTTGGTAGTTCGCGCCACTCGGGTCGGCTCGGACACGCAGCTGGCGCAGATGGCCAAGCTCGTCGAGGACGCCCAGACCGGAAAGGCTGAGGTGCAGCGCCTGGCCGACAAGATCTCCGGCGTGTTCGTCCCGATTGCGATCCTCATCGCCGTCGTCGCGATGGGGGCATGGTTGGGTGCCGGGTTCCCTGTCGCTGCCGCGTTCACCGCCGCCGTCGCCGTGCTGGTCATCGCGTGCCCGTGCGCCCTGGGTCTTGCCACGCCGACCGCGCTGCTGGTCGGCACCGGCCGCGGCGCGCAGATGGGCATCCTGATCAAGGGCCCGGAAGTGCTGGAATCCACCCGCAAGGTCGACACCGTCGTGCTCGATAAGACCGGCACCGTCACCACCGGCAAGATGACCCTGGTCAACGTCGTCACCGAGCCGGGCACCGATGCGGACGAGCTACTCCGCCTCGCCGGTGCACTCGAAGACGCCTCCGAGCACCCCATCGCGCAGGCGATCGCGAAGGGCGCCACCCAGCAGACCGGCACCCTCCCCACCGTGGAAGGGTTCACGAACCTGGAAGGCAAGGGCGTGCAGGGTGTCGTCGACGGACACGCACTCATCGTCGGCCGGGAATCGCTGCTGGCCGAGTGGTCGCTGCGCCTGAGCGCCGAGGTTGCCGCCGCGAAGGCGCAGGCCGAAAGCGAAGGCAAGACCGTCGTCGCCGTCGGATGGGATGGTGCCGCTCGCGGCATCCTCATCGTCGCCGACACCGTCAAGCCGACCAGCAAGGAGGCCATCGCCCAGCTCAAGGCACTCGGCCTGACTCCGGTGCTGCTCACCGGCGACAACGAGGCGGTCGCCCGCCAGATCGCCGCCGAGGTCGGTATCGACCAGGTCATCGCCGAAGTCCTCCCGAAGGACAAGGTCGATGTCGTCACCCGCCTCCAAGGCGAGGGAAAGGTCGTCGCGATGGTCGGAGACGGTGTCAACGACGCCCCCGCGCTCGCGCAGGCCGACCTCGGCTTGGCGATGGGAACCGGCACCGACGTCGCGATCGAGGCCTCGGACATCACCCTGGTCCGCGGCGACCTGCGCAGCGCCGCTGACGCGATCCGGCTGTCCCGCAAGACCCTCGGCACTATCAAGACCAACCTGTTCTGGGCCTTCGCCTACAACACGGCCGCGATCCCGGTCGCAGCCCTCGGTCTCCTCAACCCGATGCTCGCCGGTGCCGCCATGGCACTGTCCAGCGTGTTCGTCGTGGGCAACAGCCTGCGTCTGCGCGGATTCAAGAGCATCGCCCGCTGA
- a CDS encoding heavy-metal-associated domain-containing protein, translating to MATSEYQVTGMTCGHCEMSIREEVSQIPGVDEIQVSAQTGKLVVSSTSALDDAAVLAAVDEAGYSAVRA from the coding sequence ATGGCCACCAGCGAGTACCAGGTCACCGGCATGACGTGCGGACACTGCGAGATGTCCATCCGTGAAGAGGTCTCCCAGATCCCCGGCGTGGACGAGATCCAGGTGAGCGCCCAGACCGGCAAGCTCGTCGTGTCTTCCACCAGTGCTCTGGATGACGCCGCCGTGCTGGCCGCGGTCGACGAGGCTGGTTACTCCGCGGTGCGCGCCTGA
- a CDS encoding FAD-dependent oxidoreductase: protein MSPQKVLILGAGAAGAAAARVLHGSGTVSVTLVDRTGQAPYNRTLVNKGVAIGLLTPEQVVTPGVEVISDTAVEVDPQGKTVRLASGRIEPYDALLLATGSTPRLLPDTLPGLTAATEAGRVTTLHSLEDAVAVRDLLGTLGRPAQIVISGAGLVAAETATLLRDRGHQVTLLARATTPGVSVFGAGAAERLAAAHREHVDVAFGRTLTAVTDTGTQLELALDDTTQLTADLLIIAHGTTPTGPAPWEDGVIVDGKLRTATPGVYSAGGVAAHYDTTLGAWRIDHWSDAAAQGEHAARTMLADLGAGTHPGDYQPRAPFTATVHGMMVAGAGITGGHTSARIDTTDPLLVVHEHDGVPVGVLGLDAVPAVFGWMPNLHTPAATDPQDLASAGTATADSHQR from the coding sequence TTGTCACCCCAGAAGGTCCTCATCCTGGGAGCCGGCGCCGCCGGCGCGGCCGCGGCGCGCGTTCTTCACGGTTCCGGCACGGTGAGCGTCACCCTCGTCGACCGCACCGGACAGGCCCCGTACAACCGCACCCTGGTCAACAAGGGGGTCGCGATCGGGCTGCTCACCCCGGAACAGGTCGTCACCCCCGGGGTGGAGGTCATAAGTGACACCGCGGTCGAGGTCGACCCACAGGGAAAGACCGTGCGGCTCGCATCCGGCCGGATCGAACCGTACGACGCGCTCCTCCTCGCCACCGGCAGCACCCCCCGCTTGCTGCCGGACACGCTGCCCGGCCTGACCGCCGCCACGGAGGCAGGACGGGTCACCACCCTGCACTCCCTGGAAGACGCGGTCGCCGTCCGCGACCTCCTGGGCACGCTTGGCCGCCCCGCGCAGATCGTCATCTCCGGTGCCGGTCTGGTCGCGGCCGAGACCGCCACGCTGCTCCGCGACCGTGGACATCAGGTCACCCTCCTCGCCCGCGCGACCACCCCCGGGGTCAGCGTGTTCGGCGCCGGCGCCGCGGAGCGCCTCGCCGCCGCGCACCGGGAGCACGTGGACGTCGCGTTCGGCCGCACCCTCACCGCCGTCACTGACACCGGCACACAGCTCGAGCTCGCCTTGGACGACACCACACAGCTGACGGCGGATCTGCTGATCATCGCCCACGGAACCACCCCGACCGGCCCCGCCCCTTGGGAAGACGGGGTCATCGTGGACGGGAAGCTGCGCACCGCCACCCCCGGCGTCTACAGCGCCGGCGGGGTCGCCGCACACTATGACACCACCCTGGGCGCCTGGCGCATCGATCACTGGTCGGACGCGGCCGCGCAGGGTGAACATGCCGCACGCACCATGCTCGCCGACCTCGGCGCCGGCACCCACCCGGGCGACTACCAGCCCCGCGCCCCCTTCACGGCAACCGTGCACGGCATGATGGTCGCCGGTGCCGGGATCACCGGGGGTCACACCTCCGCACGCATCGACACTACCGACCCGCTCCTGGTCGTCCACGAGCATGACGGTGTCCCCGTCGGGGTGCTCGGGCTGGACGCCGTGCCCGCGGTGTTCGGGTGGATGCCGAACCTTCATACTCCTGCCGCGACCGATCCGCAGGACCTCGCCTCCGCGGGAACCGCGACGGCAGACTCACACCAACGCTAG
- a CDS encoding YHS domain-containing protein — translation MSHDHHHEAPAGTPADDIVTCPVMPGSTVSKSTAEAQGLYRDYDGQRYWFCCSACGPLFDADPAKYATAA, via the coding sequence ATGAGCCACGACCATCACCACGAAGCACCCGCCGGCACCCCCGCCGATGACATCGTCACCTGCCCGGTGATGCCCGGCAGCACCGTCAGCAAGAGCACCGCGGAAGCCCAAGGCCTCTACCGGGACTACGACGGGCAGCGGTACTGGTTCTGCTGCTCCGCCTGCGGCCCCCTCTTCGACGCCGACCCCGCCAAGTACGCCACGGCCGCCTAA
- a CDS encoding metal-sensitive transcriptional regulator, translated as MTSTIAAAREPGYITDPRTYRNRLRRLEGQIRGLTGMIEQERPCIDTLTQISATQRALQGVGLALLTDYLRHAHATGTLTDDTVLDAASTAITQLIRS; from the coding sequence ATGACCTCCACCATCGCGGCCGCCCGCGAACCGGGCTACATCACCGACCCCCGCACCTACCGGAACCGGCTGCGCCGTCTGGAAGGGCAGATTCGCGGGCTCACCGGGATGATCGAGCAGGAACGCCCCTGCATCGATACCCTCACCCAGATCTCCGCCACCCAACGCGCGCTCCAGGGTGTCGGTCTCGCCCTGCTGACGGACTACCTGCGCCACGCGCACGCCACCGGCACCCTCACCGACGACACCGTCCTTGATGCCGCCTCGACCGCGATCACCCAGCTGATCCGGTCCTGA
- a CDS encoding IS256 family transposase, which produces MALDQSALLELLGELKLTGTTDRIRAATERLYQELIDAETAAFIGAAPYERTSERTTTRNGSRPRVLSTTAGDLELRIPKLRQGSFFPSLLERRRRVDQALFAVVMEAYLHGVSTRKVDDLVKALGADTGISKSEVSRICQGLDAEVASFRDRSLSDIAYPYVFLDATYCKVRIDHRVVSQAVVVAIGVAADGRRVVLGFDVGDSETEEFWKQFLRSLKTRGLGGVKLVISDAHAGLKKAAATVLQGAAWQRCRVHFMRNVLTALPKGRQEMVASVIRTIFAQPDAEHIDAQFDEVVRMIERVHPKTAVMLTDARDDILAFKAFPARHWRQIWSTNPLERLNREIKRRTDVVGVFPNNAALLRLAGSVLVEQHDEWEAADRRYFSEASMTELTATTPTIDEAVILPEITAA; this is translated from the coding sequence ATGGCTCTTGACCAGTCTGCCCTCCTCGAGCTGCTCGGGGAACTGAAGCTCACCGGCACCACCGACCGCATCCGAGCCGCGACCGAGCGGCTCTACCAGGAGCTGATCGACGCGGAGACAGCCGCATTCATCGGCGCCGCCCCCTACGAGCGCACGAGCGAGCGCACGACTACCCGCAACGGTTCCCGGCCGCGGGTGCTGTCGACCACGGCTGGGGATCTGGAGTTGCGGATCCCGAAGTTGCGGCAGGGGTCGTTCTTCCCGTCGCTGCTGGAGCGGCGCCGCCGGGTCGACCAAGCCTTGTTCGCGGTCGTGATGGAGGCCTACCTCCACGGCGTCTCAACCCGGAAGGTCGATGACCTCGTCAAAGCGCTCGGCGCTGACACTGGCATCTCGAAGTCCGAGGTGTCCCGCATCTGCCAAGGGCTCGACGCCGAGGTCGCATCGTTCCGCGACCGCTCGCTGTCTGACATCGCCTACCCCTACGTGTTCCTCGACGCGACCTACTGCAAGGTCCGCATCGACCACCGTGTCGTGTCCCAGGCGGTCGTCGTCGCGATCGGCGTCGCCGCTGACGGGCGGCGGGTCGTGCTGGGCTTCGATGTCGGAGACAGCGAGACCGAGGAGTTCTGGAAGCAGTTCCTGCGCTCGTTGAAGACACGAGGTCTGGGCGGGGTGAAGCTGGTGATCTCCGACGCCCACGCCGGACTGAAGAAGGCCGCAGCGACCGTGTTGCAGGGCGCCGCCTGGCAGCGCTGCCGCGTCCACTTCATGCGCAACGTCCTGACCGCCCTCCCGAAGGGCCGGCAGGAGATGGTCGCCAGCGTGATCCGCACGATCTTCGCCCAACCCGACGCCGAGCACATCGATGCCCAGTTCGACGAAGTCGTGCGCATGATCGAGCGCGTCCACCCCAAGACCGCCGTGATGCTCACCGACGCCCGTGACGACATCCTCGCGTTCAAAGCGTTCCCCGCCCGGCATTGGCGACAGATCTGGTCCACGAACCCGCTGGAACGCCTCAATCGGGAGATCAAGCGCCGCACCGACGTCGTTGGCGTGTTCCCGAACAACGCCGCCCTGCTCCGCCTGGCCGGCTCCGTCCTCGTCGAGCAACACGACGAATGGGAAGCCGCCGACCGCCGCTACTTCTCCGAAGCCTCCATGACCGAGCTCACCGCGACCACCCCCACCATCGACGAGGCGGTGATACTCCCCGAGATCACCGCCGCCTAA
- a CDS encoding YHS domain-containing protein, with product MSSCCSTSAPAPGGRENLLDAAGGADMTTCPVMEGTPVNKATAVAAGLFRDYEGERYYFCCAGCGPAFDADPARYAAAMA from the coding sequence ATGTCCAGCTGTTGCAGCACCAGCGCCCCCGCCCCCGGCGGCCGTGAGAACCTCCTCGACGCCGCCGGTGGCGCCGACATGACCACCTGCCCCGTGATGGAGGGCACCCCGGTCAACAAGGCCACCGCCGTGGCGGCCGGCCTGTTCCGCGACTACGAGGGCGAGCGGTACTACTTCTGCTGCGCCGGCTGCGGTCCCGCGTTCGACGCGGACCCGGCCCGCTACGCCGCCGCCATGGCCTGA
- a CDS encoding MFS transporter yields the protein MTAATPVTPATRARGGFCLAVTGTVVLMAAASAPSPFYPQLTEQLQLPPVATTLIFAIYAIPLLLALLTLGSLSDRVGRRGILTVGSVALSVSLLMFWAADSFLLLLAARALQGLAAGLLVPVLNAMMVDHEPSRWLGAAALANTVAPMAGLGLGALTAAGLLDLPGIDAGTIFLLLAAVFPLLAATAWTIPTPPVLPGDAGPDPRARRVSAATRRRIIVSVAPAIIAGWVTNGLFLALGPGIIATRFHADTYLHQAGSIIILAAAGVVAATALQGATARRISVFGAVSLGAGTVLSLAALAVPTLPGYLASVAVVGAGFGTAFMGAMRTLLPHVDPGQRATVMAVIYTISYLAMSVPVVLAGFLVPALTLPGAAAVLGGVVVLLSITATLTHLRTPTELTPPATQHRPKGTRRP from the coding sequence ATGACCGCCGCCACCCCTGTGACCCCGGCCACTCGTGCCCGCGGCGGGTTCTGTCTCGCCGTGACCGGCACCGTCGTGCTAATGGCGGCCGCGTCGGCGCCTTCCCCGTTCTACCCGCAACTCACCGAGCAGCTCCAGCTGCCCCCGGTGGCCACCACTCTTATCTTCGCGATCTACGCCATCCCGCTGCTGCTCGCACTGCTGACGCTCGGGTCGCTTTCTGACCGGGTCGGGCGTCGCGGCATCCTCACCGTCGGATCGGTGGCCCTGTCGGTGAGCCTGCTGATGTTCTGGGCCGCCGATTCCTTCCTGCTGCTGCTCGCCGCCCGCGCCCTGCAAGGCCTGGCGGCGGGACTGCTGGTCCCGGTTCTGAACGCCATGATGGTCGACCACGAACCCTCCCGCTGGCTGGGGGCGGCCGCGCTGGCCAACACCGTGGCCCCCATGGCCGGTCTCGGGCTCGGGGCGCTCACCGCCGCTGGACTGCTGGACCTACCCGGCATCGACGCGGGCACCATCTTTCTGCTCCTCGCCGCGGTGTTCCCTCTCCTCGCCGCCACCGCCTGGACCATTCCCACCCCACCCGTCCTTCCCGGGGACGCGGGACCGGACCCACGGGCCCGGCGGGTCTCGGCGGCGACGCGGCGGCGGATCATCGTCTCGGTCGCCCCCGCCATCATCGCCGGGTGGGTCACCAACGGTCTGTTCCTCGCCCTGGGACCGGGGATCATCGCCACCCGGTTCCACGCCGACACCTACCTGCACCAGGCCGGGTCCATCATCATCCTCGCCGCGGCCGGGGTGGTCGCCGCCACCGCACTGCAGGGGGCCACCGCCCGGCGGATCAGCGTGTTCGGGGCCGTGTCTCTCGGCGCAGGCACCGTGCTCAGCCTCGCCGCGCTGGCCGTGCCAACTCTGCCCGGGTACCTCGCCAGTGTCGCGGTCGTGGGTGCCGGGTTCGGGACTGCCTTCATGGGCGCGATGCGCACCCTGCTGCCGCACGTCGACCCCGGGCAGCGCGCCACCGTTATGGCCGTGATCTACACGATCTCCTACCTCGCGATGTCCGTCCCCGTCGTGCTGGCCGGCTTCCTCGTCCCCGCTCTCACCCTCCCTGGAGCCGCGGCCGTGTTGGGGGGAGTGGTGGTGCTGCTCAGCATCACCGCCACCCTCACCCACCTGCGCACCCCCACGGAGCTCACACCGCCCGCCACGCAACATCGACCGAAAGGGACCCGCCGACCATGA
- a CDS encoding multicopper oxidase family protein: MTAPAPRRSPHLTRRRFLALGATAAAVGALAACTPTPAWVSPTGAAVDRTERGRGGTGRVVTATLTAAAATLDLAGTPASTFSYGSIPGPVLRVQAGDTLQATLRNTLPVDTSVHWHGLALRNDMDGVPPLTQTATRPGESFQYEFIAPDPGTHWFHPHVGAQLDTGLYGVLIVEDPNEPLRYDDEWVIVLDDWLDGVTATPDAVLEQLREGMGDMGGHGDMFMRMGNMLMGADSDLLGGDAGDVYYPHYLINGKPAADPAQFTGTPGTRVRIRLINAGGDTAFRVAIGGHRLTVTHTDGFPVDPVAADSVLVGMGERYDVIVTLGDGAFPLVAEAEGKRERGFAIIRTGSGQAPTPDADIAELGEGRVVAVASMLFAAPEVTLDRRDVDRTLDLTLTGSMANYDWGFNGTQFDMHNPLRGAHALVAGERVRLRVTNDTDMWHPFHLHGHTYQHAGGGPRKDTSIVLPNQTLDLEFDADNPGQWMTHCHNIYHGEAGMMTVLAYRP, translated from the coding sequence ATGACCGCCCCCGCGCCCCGCCGTTCCCCCCACCTCACCCGGCGACGCTTCCTCGCCCTCGGCGCCACCGCCGCCGCGGTTGGAGCTCTGGCCGCCTGCACCCCCACCCCCGCCTGGGTCAGCCCGACGGGAGCGGCCGTCGACCGCACCGAACGGGGCCGTGGCGGCACCGGCCGCGTGGTCACCGCGACGCTGACGGCGGCGGCGGCGACCCTCGATCTGGCAGGAACACCCGCGTCCACGTTCTCCTACGGCAGCATCCCCGGGCCTGTCCTGCGCGTCCAGGCAGGAGACACCCTGCAGGCCACCCTGCGCAACACCCTCCCCGTCGACACGTCCGTGCACTGGCACGGCCTGGCACTCCGCAACGACATGGACGGCGTCCCCCCACTCACCCAGACCGCGACCCGCCCCGGCGAGTCGTTCCAATACGAGTTCATCGCCCCCGACCCCGGTACGCACTGGTTCCACCCGCACGTCGGCGCCCAGCTGGACACCGGCCTATACGGGGTGCTCATCGTCGAAGACCCGAATGAGCCGCTGCGCTACGACGACGAATGGGTCATCGTCCTCGACGACTGGCTGGACGGGGTCACCGCCACCCCCGACGCGGTGCTCGAGCAGCTGCGAGAAGGAATGGGCGACATGGGCGGGCACGGCGACATGTTCATGCGGATGGGGAACATGCTGATGGGCGCCGACTCCGACCTACTCGGCGGCGACGCCGGCGACGTGTACTACCCGCACTACCTGATCAACGGCAAACCCGCCGCCGACCCCGCCCAATTCACCGGCACGCCCGGCACGCGGGTACGGATCCGGCTGATCAACGCCGGCGGCGACACCGCGTTCCGCGTCGCCATCGGCGGGCACCGGCTGACCGTCACCCACACCGACGGGTTCCCCGTCGACCCGGTCGCTGCCGATAGCGTCCTGGTGGGAATGGGGGAACGCTACGACGTGATCGTCACCCTGGGCGACGGTGCGTTCCCCCTGGTGGCGGAGGCCGAAGGCAAGCGGGAACGCGGCTTCGCCATCATCCGCACCGGCAGCGGACAGGCGCCCACCCCGGACGCGGACATCGCCGAACTGGGCGAAGGCCGCGTCGTCGCGGTGGCGAGCATGCTCTTCGCCGCACCCGAGGTCACCCTCGACCGTCGTGACGTGGACCGCACCCTCGACCTCACCCTCACCGGCAGCATGGCCAATTACGACTGGGGGTTCAACGGCACCCAGTTCGACATGCACAACCCGTTGCGCGGCGCGCACGCACTGGTCGCGGGGGAACGGGTGCGGCTGCGGGTGACGAACGACACCGACATGTGGCACCCCTTCCACCTGCACGGCCACACCTATCAGCACGCCGGTGGCGGCCCCCGCAAAGACACCTCCATCGTGCTGCCGAACCAAACCCTCGACCTCGAGTTCGACGCCGACAACCCCGGCCAATGGATGACCCACTGCCACAACATCTACCACGGCGAAGCCGGGATGATGACCGTGCTCGCCTACCGCCCCTGA
- a CDS encoding heavy metal-binding domain-containing protein produces MNAAGRLSLYGAGVVVAFGGAFGIAAAVVPDSAVANWTAAADDSSMADHAGMTGEDTAETATIPGVSLSGYGYELSPIAAPTGTGESGELSFQILDADGTALTAYESSHEKDLHLIVVRTDGTQFRHVHPTLDEATGTWTTSWEWTEAGSYRIYADFVPDVADGPDKVTLTRTVDVAGAFTPNPATATSTTSEVDGYTVTLDGDLTAGESSELTLSVTRDGQPVTTLQPYLGAFGHLVALRDGDLAYLHVHAEGDDPQDGDTAGPDIRFAAEAPTTGRYLLYLDFQVDGQVHTAEFVVDAGHGTGDTDTDDTHSDTGDGH; encoded by the coding sequence ATGAACGCTGCGGGACGACTCAGCCTGTATGGCGCCGGCGTCGTCGTGGCTTTCGGCGGGGCGTTCGGCATCGCGGCAGCTGTCGTCCCGGACAGCGCCGTCGCCAACTGGACGGCCGCGGCTGACGACAGCTCGATGGCCGATCACGCCGGCATGACCGGCGAGGACACCGCCGAGACCGCCACCATCCCCGGCGTCTCCCTCTCCGGTTACGGATACGAACTCAGCCCGATCGCCGCGCCCACCGGAACGGGCGAGTCAGGCGAGTTGAGCTTCCAGATCCTCGACGCTGACGGGACTGCGCTGACCGCGTACGAGTCCTCGCATGAGAAGGACCTGCACCTGATCGTGGTGCGCACCGATGGAACCCAGTTCCGGCACGTGCACCCCACGCTCGACGAGGCCACCGGCACCTGGACGACCTCCTGGGAGTGGACCGAAGCCGGCAGCTACCGGATCTATGCCGACTTCGTGCCGGACGTCGCCGACGGCCCCGACAAGGTCACCCTGACCCGCACGGTCGACGTCGCGGGCGCGTTCACCCCGAACCCGGCGACCGCCACGTCGACGACAAGCGAGGTCGACGGGTACACGGTCACCCTCGATGGGGACCTGACCGCGGGGGAGAGCTCCGAGCTAACCTTGTCGGTCACCCGTGACGGGCAGCCAGTCACCACCCTGCAGCCGTACCTTGGGGCCTTCGGGCACCTCGTCGCGCTGCGCGATGGGGACCTGGCCTACCTGCACGTGCACGCCGAAGGCGACGACCCGCAGGACGGCGACACCGCCGGACCCGACATCCGATTCGCGGCCGAGGCGCCTACCACCGGCCGGTACCTGCTCTACCTCGACTTCCAGGTCGACGGGCAGGTCCACACCGCCGAGTTCGTCGTGGACGCCGGGCACGGCACCGGCGACACGGACACGGACGACACACACAGCGACACGGGCGACGGTCACTGA